A genomic window from Nocardioides sp. BP30 includes:
- a CDS encoding GNAT family N-acetyltransferase yields MLAPTYPIETERLLLRPLDPIGDVDAMHAYRSLPQVCLYVPFEPQTRDEIAERLADFERVRWAIDEPGQALDLAIVRKDTGDMIGDVLLMWHDRTNAELGYVVHPDHQGRGYATEAGRAMLDLAFDPRHGLAVHRVTARIDQRNPASAAVLSRLGMRQEAVLVENEWFKGEWSTEVDFAILDREWRASAR; encoded by the coding sequence GTGCTCGCCCCGACGTACCCGATCGAGACCGAGCGACTGCTGCTCCGCCCGCTCGACCCGATCGGCGACGTCGACGCGATGCACGCCTACCGGTCGCTGCCGCAGGTGTGCCTCTACGTGCCCTTCGAGCCGCAGACCCGCGACGAGATCGCCGAGCGGCTGGCCGACTTCGAGCGCGTCCGGTGGGCGATCGACGAGCCCGGGCAGGCGCTGGACCTGGCCATCGTCCGCAAGGACACCGGCGACATGATCGGTGACGTCCTGCTGATGTGGCACGACCGCACCAACGCCGAGCTCGGCTACGTCGTCCACCCCGACCACCAGGGCCGTGGCTACGCGACCGAGGCGGGTCGGGCCATGCTCGACCTGGCCTTCGACCCGCGGCACGGGCTGGCGGTCCACCGCGTCACCGCCCGGATCGACCAGCGCAACCCCGCCTCCGCCGCGGTGCTGAGCAGGCTCGGCATGCGGCAGGAGGCGGTGCTGGTGGAGAACGAGTGGTTCAAGGGGGAGTGGTCCACGGAGGTCGACTTCGCCATCCTCGACCGGGAGTGGCGCGCCTCGGCGAGGTGA